Part of the Labilibaculum antarcticum genome, TAACATATCCTATTCCTTTTTCAATTTTCCCCCTGAAACGGTTAAAAAAATTATCTTTTCTATTTCGCTGTAATACTTTTTCGTTCCCAACATGACTTGGTAATACAAAAAGACTTTCGAAAAGAGACATGCTTAAACATGCCACTACAACAAAGGCCATTTCGTATAAAAACTCCATATTTCCTGTAACAAGCAAAAGTGGCGAGAAAGCGACCATTGTTGTAGTTACCGAAGTCAAAACAGCAGGAACAACTTCCATCGTACCATCAATAGCTGCTCTTCGTGGGCTTTTTCCTTTTTCGAAATGAGAATAAATATTCTCGCCTATCACAATCCCATCATCCACCAGAATACCAATAATTAAGATCATCCCGAAAAGAGAAATCATATTAATAGTAACTCCCATTAGGTTCGCAATAATAAACATCCCCAAAAAGGAAGCAGGTATTCCCCAGGCAACCCAGAGAGATAATCGAAAGCTGAGAAAAAGTGCTAATGAAATAACAACCAATAACAATCCATAACCTCCATTTTTATAGAGTAAGCTTAATCTTGATTGTAAGAGATTAACAAAATCGAAACCTATTTCTAAAGTGGCATCAGTGTATTTTTCATTAAACTCTTTAGCATATTTATTACAGTATTCCGATATTTCTTCCAGATCCTCATCATTCAGCTTGTTCACCATAATGGAGATAGCCGGATTTCTATTGACAAATGTTGCATTTGGTACATCCTGAAACTGAAAATAAATATTCGCTACATCACGAATTTGAATGTAGCTTCCGTCAGGATTGGCTTTCAAAATAATTTCCCCAATTTCCTCGGGATTGACAGAACGGTTGCGTGATCGAATTAAAATCTCCTCAACCTCATTCTTAATTGCGCCTCCCGAAATATCAATATTATTATTGGCTATCGCCATTGATATCTCACTAAAAGTAAGATTGTAACGCCTTAAATCATCCTCTTTTACCTCTACCGATAATTCCAAATTTGGAAAACCGGAAAGAGAAATTTGTGACATAACCTTTGAGCGCATTAAATCGTCATAGATGATATCGGCATATTTTTTCAGACTTATTAAATCGGTATCACCGGTAACCGACAGACGAACTGCTGGTGTTGTAGACCTTCGCTTGGCAATAACCGCTTTTTCGGCTCCAGAAGGAAAACTAGGTATCCCATCAACCGCATTCTTTACATCGGCTAATGTTTCATCCAAGTCATAATCTCCTGTAGTGGTAATTGTCAATCTGGCAAAGCCTTCCGACGAAACAGAATTCATTTCCTTAATTCCAACAATTCCTCTCACAGCATCCTCTATTCGTGAGGTTATGCCTTCTTCAACCTCCTTTGGTGAAGCTCCTGGAAATACCATGGAAACAGTAATTATTTTAGATTCTGTCTCAGGGAAAAATGATTTCTTCATAAATCCTAAGGAGGTAAATCCGGCAATAAGCACCACAGCAATAATCATTTTTCCGTAAAACGGATATCTTACAAATTGTGATATTATATTTCTCATTTTACGCTATTTCTTGATTTGTACCTGCATGTTTTCTGTAGCCTTTACAGGAGGTTCTACAACTAATAATTCACCCTCCTTCAATCCGTTAAAAACCAAAGTATTCTCATTGCGCTTCACAACATTAATTACTTTTTCTTTTAGGATATCTCCTTCAACAACAAATACTTTATTTGAACTAAAAACAGCATTTCTAGGGATTTCCATGACATTAGCAATCATTTTACCGTTAAATCGAGCAGTTAAAAACTGTCCTTGAAACAATTCCTTTTCAGTTGTGTTCTCCAACTTTACAAAAACAGAAATAGATTGTGTTCCCTGATCAACAAAATCAGACTTACGTACTAACTTCCCGGTTAATATTACGTCTCCACGCGAATCTAAAATATCTACCTTCTCGTTCAAATGCAACCAGGAAATTTCATTCGACTCAATAGGAACTTGTAGTTCTAAATTATTTGATTCGATGATACCTGCCAGTTTCGATCCCATGCCTGCAACCGATCCAATTTGCGCATTTACCTCTACATAAGAACCATTGAATGGTGCGTATATTTTTCTTTTGTTCAATTTAACCTCTTCACTCTTAATGGCATAATAGTCGCCTAAAACATTTCTGCTCGCCATAAAAACTTTTTCCTGATCTGACTTAAGCTTTGGCAGTTCCGGAATACTTTCCTCTAAATTAATGGCATTAAAAAATGCCATCCACACGTCAAAATTATCAGCATAGTCTACTTTTATATCTGGCAAATTTTCAGCTAGTTTATTCAAGAAACGACTCTTTTGAGCCCGTAAATCCATTTTTGCATCTTCTTCATAAATACGAATCAACAACTGCCCTTTTTTAAACTTCTGTCCCACCTTTAGGGGAACTCCAGTGTCAACGATACGGCCTGCTACTTCAGAACTTAAATTCACTTCTAAATTAGAAGCCAATCTCCCCTTTTCAACAATAGGAGAAGAAAGATTATCATAATCCACAACTTTCACCTTAACAACAGGCAGCTTAATTTTGTCCAAATTCTTTTTAGGAGCTTTTTTTAAGCTGCTTAAGCCTTCCATGGCTAAAAAACCTACTGCCAATGTTGCTAGAACCAGCAAAACAATAATTACTTTTCTCTTCATCGATATTTTAGTTAGTGGTATTTTATTTTTTAGGGATGATTTTAATACTCAGAAATCGTACTATTCAAATATAATCATCTTTAATAGTTTTATGAACGATAATTATTTTTTAACAAAAAATTCACAATTCCCTGATTCAAAATAATAAGTAAAACACATTTGTATTTTTATGCTTTTTTTCAAAATAGTAGGACTTACAAAAGGCGGTTTCAAAAATAATTCCGACTTTTGTGCACTTAATTTATTTGAACACTAAAATGGAACAAGAGAAATACAGTAAACTTAGATATCAACTAATGGAGTCAAGCACATGGCCTTCATTGTACATGTTTAAATTTATCATTCCCAATTCTGATGAAAAAGTGAATGCTATAAAGAACCTATTTCCGCCAAAGACTAAATTTGCTTTTAAAACTTCAAAAGATCTTAAATTCATTGGAATAACGGTAAAAAAAACAATGGAATCGGCTGATGCTGTAATCGATATCTACATCGGTGCCCAAGACATTGAAGGAATAGTGATTCTTTAATTAAAAGCCTTTTATTAAATCTAAATTAAATATTGACATTGCCAGGATTCAATAAGCCCACACATTCCTGATTAACATTTAGTTAAAAAAACAATTTAAATATTCTACATCTGAAATGAAAAATGAATAAATTGTTCTACTTTCGAATAAATGATTAAAAAACTAATAACTTATTAAATGATAGATGTAATTGATTTTGGATTGACTCGTGATGGAGAAAAAGTACAACTATTCACCCTTCGAAATAAAAACGGACTAACAGCAAAAATCACCAATTACGGTGGAATACTTACATCATTCATTCTTCCATTGCCAAATGAAGAAAGAAATATTGTTTTAGGTTTTGACTCTCTTGAAGAATATACAAGTGATGATTACCTAAGTAACTATCCTTATTTTGGGGCTTTAATCGGTCGTTTTGGAAATCGAATTAACAAAGGTATAGTTACCCTTGATGGGGAAGAAATCCAACTTCCCTGCAATCATGACATGCATCATTTACATGGTGGTAACATTGGATTTGACAGAAAAGTATGGAAAGCCGAAGTCATTAATAATGAAGATTTAAAATTAAGTTACCTGAGTCCTGATGGGGAAGAAAATTTTCCGGGTAATTTGAGTACAGAGGTGATTTATAAACTTACTGATGAAAATGAGTTACAGATTCATTACAAAGCAGTAACTGACAAAACAACTCCAATCAATTTAACTCAGCACTCTTATTTTAACTTATCAAACAATTTTGAAAGTATTCTGAACCACAAACTTCAGGTTGATACGGCATTCATTTTAGAAACCAATGATTTTTTGATTCCTAGTGGTAAAATATATGATATCAGAAAAACTCTTTTCGACTTTCAAACAAAAAAATCGATTGACAGAGATATTGAAGATATCGAGAATTACGATGATTGCTATGCTTTTGGAGAATCGACTGAGACTCCTAGAAAAGTAGCTGAACTTTCCGATAAAGACGATGTTGTAACGATGGAGATTGCGACAACATTACCTGGATTACAGGTTTATACCGGAAAATACATCACTGCAGGAAAATTCGGACCATTCTCAGGAGTTGCTTTGGAAGCTCAAGGATATCCTGATGCTCCAAACCATAAGAACTTTAAACATGGCTGGTTAAAACCTGGTGAAGTCTACCAACATCAAACAAACTACAAACTTATTTTCTAATAAAATATCAAAGGCTGTTTCGATAAGATTCAGCCTTTTTTTCTTGACAAAAAAATCGTGTTTTCAGAAAAGCTTGACTTCAAAAAAATAAACAATCTGTAAGTACAATTTTATTATCTGAAAGAAAAAACTAATATTGCGACTTCAGATTTCAAACTTGTATTTAATAAGCTAATCACAACTATGCTAACTGATATCATCATTGTTCTCGCCATAATGGTTTTAGGAATCGGAATTGGACTTATCATTGGTAACAGAGCCAAGATTATTAAAATTGTAGGTGTTTTAACTTCATTTTCAATTTTCCTGTTGCTTTTCCTTTTAGGCATTGGTGTTGGTACAAATAACAAAATAATAAACAATCTTGATTCTATTGGAATCCAAGCTCTTGTTCTATCATTGGGAGCCATTCTTGGATCACTAATTTGTGCATACCTTACTTACAATCTGTTTTTCAAAAAGAAATAAGACAAAAACTTATAATTATAATCATATGAAACGTCCATGTTAAAGTGATTTTGACACACAGGAGGATGATTATTCCAGCTTGGTAAGTTCCATATGGCAAATCAAAAACAAATTATAATCATATGAAAGGTAGCTTAATCATACTCAGTTTTTTTGTTTTAGGATTAATTCTCGGACTAACCCGCTTTCTTCCAGAAAGCCTTTTGGAATCAGATTTCAGTATTTATGCTCTTTATCTTCTCATGCTTTTAGTCGGAATTGGAATTGGTACCGATCGCAACTCATGGAAAGTGATTCGTGAGATTAATATTAAAATTGTATTGGTTCCCATTTCGGTTATTGTGGGTTCTTTGCTTGGCGTTTCTGCATTTTCCGCTCTCCTTTCTAATATTAGTATTGGGGAAGCTATGGCAGTAGGTGCCGGTTTTGGCTACTACAGTTTATCGAGCGTAATGATAACAGAATTTCATAGCGATACGCTTGGCGTTATTGCCCTGCTTTCGAATATTATCAGAGAAATTTTAACGCTGTTAGCGACGCCTTTATTTGTTAAATACTTTGGCAAATTGGCAGGAATTGCTTCAGGCGGTGCAACAGCAATGGATACTACACTACCTATCATTGTGCGATATTCTGGAAAAGAGTATGCCATTATCTCTGTATTTAGTGGTATTGTACTAACCATTCTTGTTCCTGTAATTGTGCCGTTAATTCTTCAATTCTTATAATTGATTCATAAATGAGATCAAGGCATTGACTGCTTTCAGTTTAAACTCATTTTAAAGAAGATATAGAGAATAACTTATCTATTTTTTTTACATTTACCTCAAACTAACAAAGCAAATAGTATGTTATACTATAACAAATTCATTCTTCTATATAATTGCTCCTACAAAGGTTTGTACGAGTGTTGGATTTGTTAAATCTATACAGCTCCCCCTTTTACAACTTATTTTGTTCACCCTATTTTTAAAAGATTATATTCTTTTTGGAATTCTTGTATTCCAATAGATGTAATTTAAGAGTTTACCAGCTGAACAAATTAGCCACATTCGTTTTGTGATTATTAATTCGTGCGTAAGTTGACTTACTACGCCACAACCATCAACAAACCCAAAACTACTTAAGATGTTCTCAAAAGAAACTTACATTAACAGACGAAATAAGCTTAAAGCTGAAGTTAAATCAGGAATTCTCCTTTTTCTTGGCAACGATGAATGTGGAATGAATTATGCCGACAATACCTATCAGTATCGTCAGGATAGTACTTTTCTATATTTCTTTGGTTCGGATTATGCCGGATTGAATGCGATTATCGATATCGATGAAAATCGTGAAATCATTTTCGGCGATGAATTAACAATCGACCATATTGTTTGGATGGGTTCGCAGCCAACAATAAAGGAAAAGAGCCAAGCCGTTGGTATTAGTGAAACAGCGCCAATGTCCGATCTAAAACCCTACCTTGATAAAGCAGCAGTAAAAGCCAGAACTATACATCACCTGCCTCCTTATCGACCAGAACATCAAATTAAACTACTCGATTTAATACAAATACATCCAAATCTTGCATCTAAAAATGCGT contains:
- a CDS encoding efflux RND transporter periplasmic adaptor subunit; translated protein: MKRKVIIVLLVLATLAVGFLAMEGLSSLKKAPKKNLDKIKLPVVKVKVVDYDNLSSPIVEKGRLASNLEVNLSSEVAGRIVDTGVPLKVGQKFKKGQLLIRIYEEDAKMDLRAQKSRFLNKLAENLPDIKVDYADNFDVWMAFFNAINLEESIPELPKLKSDQEKVFMASRNVLGDYYAIKSEEVKLNKRKIYAPFNGSYVEVNAQIGSVAGMGSKLAGIIESNNLELQVPIESNEISWLHLNEKVDILDSRGDVILTGKLVRKSDFVDQGTQSISVFVKLENTTEKELFQGQFLTARFNGKMIANVMEIPRNAVFSSNKVFVVEGDILKEKVINVVKRNENTLVFNGLKEGELLVVEPPVKATENMQVQIKK
- a CDS encoding aldose epimerase family protein; the protein is MIDVIDFGLTRDGEKVQLFTLRNKNGLTAKITNYGGILTSFILPLPNEERNIVLGFDSLEEYTSDDYLSNYPYFGALIGRFGNRINKGIVTLDGEEIQLPCNHDMHHLHGGNIGFDRKVWKAEVINNEDLKLSYLSPDGEENFPGNLSTEVIYKLTDENELQIHYKAVTDKTTPINLTQHSYFNLSNNFESILNHKLQVDTAFILETNDFLIPSGKIYDIRKTLFDFQTKKSIDRDIEDIENYDDCYAFGESTETPRKVAELSDKDDVVTMEIATTLPGLQVYTGKYITAGKFGPFSGVALEAQGYPDAPNHKNFKHGWLKPGEVYQHQTNYKLIF
- a CDS encoding LysO family transporter; protein product: MLTDIIIVLAIMVLGIGIGLIIGNRAKIIKIVGVLTSFSIFLLLFLLGIGVGTNNKIINNLDSIGIQALVLSLGAILGSLICAYLTYNLFFKKK
- a CDS encoding lysine exporter LysO family protein, translated to MKGSLIILSFFVLGLILGLTRFLPESLLESDFSIYALYLLMLLVGIGIGTDRNSWKVIREINIKIVLVPISVIVGSLLGVSAFSALLSNISIGEAMAVGAGFGYYSLSSVMITEFHSDTLGVIALLSNIIREILTLLATPLFVKYFGKLAGIASGGATAMDTTLPIIVRYSGKEYAIISVFSGIVLTILVPVIVPLILQFL